One segment of Deinococcus metalli DNA contains the following:
- a CDS encoding PulJ/GspJ family protein — MNGRLTAGLTLVEVLVSIAIFTVLSVAVLGSLPGILKVNGQTRDEQGVTVPAKAYLEQVRAAFNDPMTTVDPTTGKSTSTGQTNFDNKTVPAPPSGTQMNGYSCANAFTDQVITPAETGSVVTVRRLTLSCTQTGKPIRTFVVDYARPL, encoded by the coding sequence GTGAACGGAAGGCTGACCGCTGGACTGACGCTGGTCGAGGTTTTGGTCTCCATCGCAATCTTCACGGTGCTGTCGGTAGCTGTACTCGGCTCCCTGCCTGGCATCCTCAAAGTCAACGGCCAGACGCGGGATGAGCAGGGAGTCACGGTGCCGGCCAAAGCCTATCTGGAACAGGTGCGGGCCGCCTTCAACGATCCGATGACGACCGTCGATCCGACCACCGGAAAAAGCACGTCCACCGGACAGACCAATTTCGACAACAAAACTGTCCCTGCTCCGCCGAGCGGCACCCAGATGAACGGCTACAGCTGTGCCAACGCCTTCACTGACCAGGTCATCACGCCAGCGGAAACAGGCTCCGTCGTGACCGTCAGACGACTGACCCTCTCCTGCACCCAGACAGGCAAGCCCATACGGACGTTCGTGGTGGACTACGCGAGACCGCTGTGA
- a CDS encoding long-chain fatty acid--CoA ligase, which translates to MQGNMMDVQLTVPFILERARTLYRHREIVSLLVAGRDEKGSPIPRKHRTTYGEVADRALKLGGGLKGLGLTRGDRVATLAVNSYRHLEAYLGVPSAGLVLHTVNIRLHPEQVAWILNHAEDRVLIVENVFAAMIPALRAACPALEHVIVMGPLPQAIPGVLDYDAFVESSTPLEALPDLQENEAAAMCYTSGTTGNPKGVVYSHRSTVLHSLASAPKDCLNVGEADTVLPIVPMFHVNAWGLPYTCAMYGAQQVYAGVFSDGPSLAGLLQDERVTITAGVPTIWMGLLGELDRARSAGTPYDLSALQSLIVGGSAAPEALIRAFEDRHGLSLLHAWGMTETHPLGTASSIPAGVDPVSDEGYALRAKQGRTVPLIELELIDDDGHKLPHDGKTMGRLITRGPWVADSYFKGEGQANFFSMDGKLWFDTGDIATLDARGYMHIQDRSKDLIKSGGEWIGSVDLENAIMAHPAVAQCAVIAMDDPRWDERPLAVVVPRPGQTVTHEELIAFIAPKFAKWWLPDATVLTDHIPIGATGKFLKRELREEYRGYGGQRTRQEGSV; encoded by the coding sequence ATGCAAGGCAACATGATGGATGTCCAGCTCACGGTGCCGTTCATTCTGGAACGCGCCCGCACCCTCTACCGGCACCGGGAGATCGTGAGCCTGCTGGTCGCCGGTCGCGATGAGAAGGGCAGTCCCATCCCCCGCAAGCACCGCACCACCTACGGCGAGGTCGCCGACCGCGCCCTGAAACTCGGCGGCGGCCTGAAGGGCCTGGGCCTCACGCGCGGCGACCGCGTGGCGACGCTGGCCGTGAACTCGTACCGGCACCTGGAAGCGTACCTGGGCGTGCCGAGTGCCGGGCTGGTGCTGCATACCGTGAACATCCGCCTGCACCCCGAGCAGGTCGCGTGGATCCTCAACCACGCCGAGGACCGCGTGCTGATCGTCGAGAACGTCTTCGCCGCGATGATTCCCGCGCTGCGCGCCGCGTGCCCCGCGCTGGAGCACGTCATCGTGATGGGACCGCTCCCGCAGGCGATCCCGGGCGTGCTCGACTATGACGCCTTCGTGGAGTCCAGCACGCCGCTGGAAGCGCTGCCGGACCTGCAGGAGAACGAGGCGGCCGCCATGTGCTACACCAGCGGCACGACCGGCAACCCGAAGGGCGTGGTGTACTCGCACCGCTCCACCGTGCTGCATTCGCTGGCGAGCGCGCCCAAGGACTGCCTGAACGTGGGCGAGGCCGACACCGTGCTGCCCATCGTGCCGATGTTCCACGTGAACGCGTGGGGCCTGCCGTACACCTGCGCGATGTATGGCGCGCAGCAGGTGTACGCCGGCGTGTTCAGCGACGGCCCCAGCCTCGCCGGGCTGCTCCAGGACGAGCGCGTGACCATCACGGCGGGCGTACCCACCATCTGGATGGGGCTGCTGGGCGAACTCGACCGCGCCCGGAGCGCCGGCACGCCGTACGACCTGAGCGCCCTGCAGAGCCTGATCGTGGGCGGCAGCGCCGCACCCGAGGCGCTGATCCGCGCCTTCGAGGACCGCCACGGCCTGAGCCTCCTGCACGCGTGGGGCATGACCGAGACGCACCCGCTGGGCACCGCCAGTTCCATTCCGGCCGGCGTCGACCCGGTCAGCGACGAGGGCTACGCGCTGCGCGCCAAGCAGGGCCGCACCGTGCCGCTGATCGAGCTGGAACTCATCGACGATGACGGCCACAAGCTGCCGCACGACGGCAAGACCATGGGCCGCCTGATCACGCGCGGGCCGTGGGTGGCGGACAGCTACTTCAAGGGCGAGGGCCAGGCGAACTTCTTCAGCATGGACGGCAAGCTGTGGTTCGACACCGGCGACATCGCCACGCTGGACGCGCGCGGCTACATGCACATCCAGGACCGCAGCAAGGACCTGATCAAGTCCGGGGGCGAGTGGATCGGCTCGGTAGACCTGGAAAACGCCATCATGGCGCACCCGGCGGTCGCGCAGTGCGCGGTGATCGCCATGGACGATCCGCGCTGGGACGAGCGGCCCCTGGCCGTGGTGGTGCCCCGGCCCGGCCAGACCGTCACACACGAGGAACTGATCGCGTTCATCGCGCCGAAGTTCGCCAAGTGGTGGCTGCCGGACGCGACGGTGCTGACCGACCACATCCCGATCGGCGCGACCGGCAAGTTCCTCAAGCGTGAACTGCGCGAGGAGTACCGGGGCTACGGCGGGCAGCGCACCCGGCAGGAAGGTTCGGTGTAA
- the ruvX gene encoding Holliday junction resolvase RuvX: MTTSPSPAPVLALDVSKSRIGFAVSAGTLAFGRGSVDRRRLPLDLKAIRLKVRETGAGTLLLGLPLRTDGAPSPAADRARAFGRILQEQGYAVEYQDERFTTQRARTLGAADLDEAAAVQILELYLQRVAVQEQRAADGT, encoded by the coding sequence GTGACGACGTCCCCCTCCCCCGCCCCGGTCCTGGCGCTGGACGTCAGCAAGTCCCGCATCGGCTTCGCGGTCAGCGCGGGCACGCTGGCGTTCGGGCGCGGCAGCGTGGACCGGCGGCGGCTGCCGCTGGACCTCAAGGCCATCCGGCTGAAGGTCCGGGAGACGGGCGCGGGCACCCTGCTGCTGGGGCTGCCGCTGCGAACGGACGGCGCGCCCAGCCCGGCCGCCGACCGCGCGCGGGCCTTCGGCCGTATCCTGCAGGAGCAGGGCTACGCGGTCGAGTACCAGGACGAGCGCTTCACCACCCAGCGCGCCCGCACCCTGGGCGCCGCCGACCTGGACGAGGCGGCGGCCGTGCAGATCCTGGAACTGTACCTCCAGCGCGTCGCCGTGCAGGAACAGCGCGCGGCGGACGGAACCTGA
- a CDS encoding pilus assembly FimT family protein: MAPAVSTGRVGGFTLLEVLIVLAVLSTLLALGIGSYLRWRATSTALQGAQEFSQAVLNTRTGAKRANACWQLSLVAYTATNTQYQIKEYGTATCPTGATPAPLRTRVYTMPAGTQLVRVSSTGTVSTTTSTINFTPPYGTSDASPDSYQSRWTADTTIKRDIRVTGVFGKVIIK, encoded by the coding sequence GTGGCGCCAGCAGTGAGCACGGGCCGCGTCGGGGGCTTCACCTTGCTGGAGGTCTTGATCGTGCTCGCCGTCCTGAGCACACTGCTCGCCCTGGGCATCGGCAGTTATCTGCGGTGGCGGGCCACTTCGACGGCACTTCAGGGAGCGCAGGAGTTTTCCCAAGCTGTCCTGAACACCCGCACCGGCGCCAAGCGGGCCAATGCGTGCTGGCAGCTCTCGCTGGTGGCCTACACCGCCACCAATACCCAGTACCAGATCAAGGAGTACGGCACCGCGACCTGCCCAACTGGGGCTACCCCTGCTCCCTTACGCACGCGGGTCTACACCATGCCCGCCGGTACGCAGTTGGTCCGCGTGAGCAGTACGGGTACGGTCTCTACTACCACGTCAACCATCAACTTCACGCCGCCCTACGGCACCTCGGATGCGTCGCCAGATAGCTACCAGTCGCGCTGGACAGCGGATACGACCATCAAACGAGACATCCGGGTGACAGGTGTGTTCGGCAAGGTGATCATCAAGTGA
- a CDS encoding pilus assembly PilX N-terminal domain-containing protein, with amino-acid sequence MGMYGRSLRGQTEGFALVLSLLFTGIVLLIVVSTAASLVTGTRQGGANERVGYQALLVAESGLNSLPRRSAEYVRTTPYIGASQTELQSWLTGSSSPTNAGGLRAALNDSTKNPATGDTIVSLTAQSATTFTAVSTGTSSTGTKTILQDYAVTDRTLPPGLRPRSGLISRPPINTNGNATVQAQNVNNTVTTVSGAAVNIPALTTSATVPVVSSAGLTTGDYVKISGSTFKISAISGNVLTVIRVPGASSTAQTLSGNVDVVLNAVSQSYTGVTSSTAIKVSNIADYAVGEIINIGSVKAKIATIDYSSKTVTLTWTGSPPSSIDEGTPVTRDVTALSSGSDITLVNGKVNNFKGISGGALTNDCADVNGTIQCAGAKDTVLANAGATQTSTSLSFTQLLFGMTDEELSDLVPLTTSNFPTLSGGIMRIRGSDLASAIKGKNSTGVLIVDGDVDQNINASTTFNGLIYIRGNLIGFGNGNFTVNGSVAVRGSNTMTTSTILGSLAINYNAVTLRTVLQSATGSKKLNVISGTWRQQ; translated from the coding sequence ATGGGTATGTACGGACGGTCACTTCGTGGGCAGACAGAGGGCTTCGCACTTGTGCTGTCCCTGCTGTTCACCGGCATTGTGCTGCTGATCGTCGTTTCTACTGCTGCGTCTCTGGTGACTGGCACCCGGCAGGGCGGTGCCAATGAGCGCGTAGGGTACCAGGCGCTGCTGGTGGCCGAGAGCGGCCTGAACTCGCTGCCCCGCAGGTCGGCTGAGTACGTCCGCACCACACCCTACATCGGTGCGTCCCAGACCGAGTTGCAGTCGTGGTTGACGGGATCGTCGAGCCCCACAAATGCGGGCGGCCTGCGGGCGGCCCTGAACGATTCCACCAAGAACCCCGCCACAGGCGACACCATCGTCTCGTTGACTGCCCAGAGCGCCACGACCTTTACGGCGGTATCGACAGGGACGAGCAGCACGGGCACCAAGACGATCTTGCAGGATTATGCAGTCACTGACCGGACGCTGCCGCCCGGCTTGCGGCCACGCTCAGGACTTATCTCTCGCCCACCCATCAATACAAACGGCAATGCTACGGTGCAGGCTCAGAACGTCAACAACACGGTCACGACGGTCAGCGGTGCGGCGGTAAACATTCCAGCACTGACGACGAGCGCGACCGTACCGGTTGTCAGCTCGGCGGGCCTAACCACCGGGGACTACGTAAAAATTAGTGGCTCAACCTTCAAAATCAGCGCAATCTCCGGAAATGTTCTCACCGTCATTCGTGTCCCAGGGGCCTCGAGCACGGCGCAAACGCTTTCGGGCAATGTCGACGTTGTGCTTAACGCTGTCTCCCAGTCGTATACCGGAGTCACATCGTCCACTGCAATCAAGGTATCGAACATCGCGGACTATGCAGTGGGGGAAATCATCAACATCGGTAGTGTAAAGGCAAAAATTGCCACCATCGATTACAGTTCGAAGACGGTCACACTCACCTGGACGGGCTCTCCCCCATCCTCCATAGATGAGGGAACGCCGGTCACCCGTGACGTGACCGCGTTGAGCAGCGGAAGCGACATCACGCTTGTCAACGGCAAGGTCAACAACTTCAAAGGAATATCGGGCGGGGCACTGACGAACGACTGCGCAGACGTCAACGGTACCATCCAATGTGCAGGAGCCAAAGATACGGTTCTTGCAAATGCAGGTGCGACACAGACCAGCACGAGCCTCTCTTTCACACAACTGCTGTTCGGGATGACCGATGAGGAGTTGAGCGATCTTGTACCGCTCACGACGTCGAACTTCCCCACGCTCTCTGGCGGCATCATGCGGATCAGGGGATCCGACCTTGCTAGTGCCATAAAAGGCAAGAACTCTACAGGGGTGCTCATAGTCGACGGCGACGTGGATCAAAACATAAATGCAAGTACAACCTTTAATGGGCTGATCTATATCCGTGGGAACCTGATCGGGTTCGGTAACGGCAACTTTACTGTCAATGGAAGCGTCGCTGTCCGCGGATCGAACACCATGACGACAAGTACTATTCTGGGCAGTCTCGCCATCAACTACAATGCTGTCACCCTCCGAACCGTGCTCCAGTCGGCAACGGGCAGTAAAAAACTGAATGTCATTTCAGGCACGTGGCGCCAGCAGTGA
- a CDS encoding peptidase C39 family protein, with protein MRGTLLALPLALALTGGAGALTMTYPNGTTILHERAADWAGAALVGVRAHAEALTLPAGTATGTVTSAPLTVPAFDELIPSWNAVTPVGGSVTVEVRAQVGGAWSRWFSFGTWSSGGDRASVNGQKDAAGQVLTDTLRLNRSATAYQYRVTLRGAGTTVRLLAVNTTDRAKRTAGLGQPGNRAMWGKVVDVPRRSQMIYPDGGEVWCSPTSVSMILARYGVDVTVPQAARGTFDRVYDGTGNWPFNTAYAGSLGLRAYVTRLPNLAAAETFTAAGRPLAVSLGWKKGELPGAAIESSSGHLMVLVGFDAAGNPVLNDPAAPDNATVRRTYPRAAFESLWLTHSGGLSYVLLPQ; from the coding sequence ATGCGAGGAACGCTGCTTGCCTTGCCGCTGGCGCTGGCCCTGACGGGCGGCGCGGGAGCCCTGACCATGACGTACCCGAACGGCACGACCATCCTTCACGAGCGGGCCGCCGACTGGGCCGGCGCAGCCCTCGTCGGCGTCCGGGCACACGCCGAGGCGCTGACCCTTCCGGCGGGTACCGCGACCGGCACCGTGACCTCGGCGCCGCTGACCGTGCCCGCGTTCGACGAACTGATTCCGTCGTGGAACGCCGTGACCCCGGTGGGCGGCAGCGTCACCGTCGAGGTGCGCGCGCAGGTGGGCGGTGCATGGTCGCGCTGGTTCAGTTTCGGGACGTGGAGCAGCGGCGGCGACCGGGCCAGCGTGAACGGCCAGAAGGACGCCGCCGGACAGGTGCTCACCGACACCCTGCGCCTGAACCGCTCCGCGACGGCGTACCAGTACCGAGTGACGCTGCGCGGCGCGGGCACGACCGTCCGCCTGCTGGCCGTCAACACCACGGACCGGGCGAAACGCACCGCCGGCCTGGGGCAGCCGGGCAACCGCGCTATGTGGGGCAAGGTCGTGGACGTGCCCCGGCGCTCGCAGATGATCTACCCGGACGGCGGCGAGGTGTGGTGCAGCCCCACCAGCGTGTCCATGATCCTAGCCCGCTACGGCGTGGACGTGACCGTGCCGCAGGCGGCCAGGGGGACCTTCGACCGGGTCTACGACGGCACCGGCAACTGGCCGTTCAACACGGCGTACGCGGGTTCATTGGGCCTGCGCGCGTACGTCACGCGCCTGCCGAACCTCGCCGCTGCCGAGACCTTCACGGCGGCCGGGCGGCCCCTGGCGGTCAGCCTGGGCTGGAAGAAGGGTGAGTTGCCGGGCGCAGCCATCGAGAGCAGCAGCGGCCACCTGATGGTGCTGGTCGGCTTCGATGCCGCTGGCAACCCGGTCCTCAACGATCCAGCGGCGCCCGACAACGCCACCGTCCGCCGCACCTACCCGCGAGCTGCCTTTGAATCGCTGTGGCTCACCCACTCGGGCGGCCTGAGTTACGTTCTGTTACCGCAGTAG
- a CDS encoding prepilin-type N-terminal cleavage/methylation domain-containing protein — protein sequence MKVQDGLTLVEILVAMAILGIVLALIINWQTQTLQLTTRTSAQAQQLADLNDMTGYIGDRVRSAVRVRVATSGLSVNSGSGNACTTSTPCLVAVMPEYTSAGTQKFVLYVYRMQDRSAVSTDDKTDDSWAENNVQVLREYRSTDTSSTPISCLLGTGETFETAAATPCAAMRNLSTLSSVSGLQPYLVSDYLTPSNTLPSGASPFVYTANTRSTTITVQSRKQVSGVIKTVPATGAYTLTVQARNVP from the coding sequence GTGAAGGTTCAGGACGGACTCACACTGGTGGAGATTCTCGTTGCCATGGCGATCCTGGGCATCGTGCTGGCGCTGATCATCAACTGGCAGACGCAGACGCTCCAGCTGACGACCCGCACCAGCGCCCAGGCGCAGCAGCTGGCCGACCTGAACGACATGACCGGCTACATCGGTGACCGTGTCCGTTCGGCGGTACGGGTCCGGGTTGCCACCAGTGGGCTGAGCGTCAACTCCGGCAGCGGTAATGCCTGCACGACAAGCACGCCATGCCTGGTGGCAGTCATGCCCGAATACACGTCGGCAGGCACGCAGAAATTTGTGCTGTATGTCTACCGGATGCAGGACCGCTCCGCCGTTTCAACTGACGACAAGACGGATGATTCCTGGGCTGAAAATAACGTGCAGGTATTACGCGAATACCGCAGTACCGACACGTCCTCGACGCCGATCAGCTGTCTACTCGGGACTGGCGAGACCTTCGAGACTGCAGCTGCCACGCCGTGTGCGGCTATGCGTAACCTCAGTACCCTGAGCTCGGTGAGCGGTCTGCAGCCCTACCTTGTCTCGGACTACCTGACGCCGTCAAACACCTTGCCCAGTGGAGCATCTCCCTTCGTCTACACGGCCAACACGCGCTCGACCACTATCACGGTGCAGTCACGCAAGCAGGTGAGCGGTGTGATCAAAACCGTTCCAGCAACGGGCGCCTACACCCTGACCGTCCAAGCCCGCAACGTGCCTTGA
- a CDS encoding adenine deaminase, which yields MVGARSGDGGDRRRLVRVARGVEDGDVLVRGAQVVQPATREVFEADVLIADGRVAALGSGFRAAHVIEARGAYLAPGFIDGHVHIESSLLTPAGFARAVLPRGTTGVVAEPHEVVNVLGVGGLEWMLRAGASSGLRVWASAPSCVPASAFELGGARVGAAEVQAMLRVPGVLGLAEMMNYPGVLGGDADVWAVLEAGRASGRRLDGHASGVTGRDLMAYAAAGLHSDHEATTPEEARERLRAGLWLMVREGSAARNLDALLPVLRDRPRRTMLVSDDVSVDELLELGHLDRLLRRCVAGGLHPADAVALVTCNPAEYWGLHDVGLVAPGHYADVVLLRDLKDFEVLETFVGGVPAAPAGHTPALAGGGVTLGASWAEAVFAAPQGWPVIEVRGDQITTGVGAPGSGDARLVVADRFGREQWATCWTSGSGLRGGTLGISVLHDAHHAAFLGGTDDDIRAAGRALETMGGGVVLVADGVVKASLPLPFAGLMTDLPPAVAAAQLGEVTAAARTLGCTLPYPVTTLSFLGLTVIPALKLTPDGLVDVTNWTRLPPNSDDHVRMG from the coding sequence ATGGTCGGAGCGCGGAGCGGGGACGGAGGGGATCGTCGGCGGCTGGTGCGCGTGGCGCGTGGCGTGGAGGACGGCGACGTGCTGGTGCGGGGCGCGCAGGTGGTGCAGCCGGCCACGCGAGAAGTCTTCGAGGCGGACGTGCTGATCGCAGACGGCCGGGTGGCGGCGCTGGGGTCTGGGTTCCGTGCCGCGCACGTGATCGAGGCTCGCGGGGCGTACCTCGCGCCGGGGTTCATCGACGGGCACGTGCACATCGAGTCGAGCCTGCTGACCCCGGCGGGCTTCGCGCGGGCGGTGCTGCCGCGCGGGACGACCGGCGTGGTGGCCGAGCCGCACGAGGTGGTGAACGTGCTGGGCGTCGGCGGCCTGGAGTGGATGCTGCGGGCGGGGGCGTCGTCGGGCCTGCGGGTATGGGCGTCGGCGCCGTCGTGCGTGCCTGCAAGCGCCTTTGAACTGGGCGGCGCGCGGGTGGGCGCGGCGGAGGTGCAGGCCATGCTGCGCGTGCCGGGCGTGCTGGGGCTCGCGGAGATGATGAACTACCCCGGCGTGCTCGGCGGCGACGCGGACGTGTGGGCGGTGCTGGAGGCCGGACGGGCGTCGGGTCGGCGGCTGGACGGGCACGCGTCCGGGGTGACGGGCCGCGACCTGATGGCCTACGCGGCAGCGGGGCTGCACTCGGACCACGAGGCGACCACGCCCGAGGAGGCGCGCGAGCGCCTGCGCGCCGGCCTGTGGCTGATGGTGCGCGAGGGCTCGGCGGCGCGGAATCTGGACGCGCTGCTGCCGGTGCTGCGTGACCGGCCACGCCGAACGATGCTGGTCAGCGACGACGTGAGCGTGGACGAACTGCTGGAACTCGGGCACCTCGACCGGCTGCTGCGCCGCTGCGTGGCGGGCGGCCTGCATCCGGCCGACGCGGTGGCGCTGGTGACGTGCAACCCGGCCGAGTACTGGGGCCTGCACGACGTCGGGCTGGTCGCGCCGGGTCACTACGCGGATGTCGTGCTGCTGCGCGATCTGAAGGACTTCGAGGTGCTGGAGACCTTCGTGGGGGGCGTGCCGGCGGCCCCGGCGGGACACACGCCCGCGCTGGCCGGCGGCGGGGTGACGCTGGGCGCGTCGTGGGCGGAGGCGGTCTTCGCAGCGCCCCAGGGCTGGCCGGTGATTGAGGTGCGCGGCGACCAGATCACGACCGGGGTGGGCGCGCCGGGCAGCGGGGACGCGCGGCTGGTGGTGGCCGACCGTTTCGGGCGGGAGCAGTGGGCGACGTGCTGGACGTCCGGCAGCGGCCTGCGGGGCGGCACGCTGGGGATCAGCGTGCTGCACGACGCGCACCACGCGGCCTTCCTGGGCGGCACGGACGACGACATCCGCGCCGCGGGCCGCGCGCTGGAGACCATGGGGGGCGGCGTGGTGCTGGTCGCGGACGGCGTGGTGAAGGCCTCGCTGCCGCTGCCCTTCGCGGGCCTGATGACGGACCTGCCGCCGGCCGTCGCGGCGGCGCAGCTGGGCGAGGTGACGGCGGCGGCGCGCACGCTGGGCTGCACCCTGCCCTACCCGGTCACGACCCTGAGTTTCCTGGGCCTGACGGTGATTCCGGCGCTGAAGCTGACGCCTGACGGCCTGGTGGATGTGACGAACTGGACGCGGCTCCCCCCGAACAG
- a CDS encoding enoyl-CoA hydratase-related protein: MTHADVVLVETASGVRTLTLNRPDRLNAANDELLYALTDALEAAGADTDVRVVVITGAGRGFCAGQDLGGVSGRNMSFTEHLNATYNPLIRTIRMLDKPVITAVNGVAAGAGASLALAGDIRLWAQSARLIEVFSTIALIPDSGSTWFLPRLVGYHRAFELMALAEPVLAEEGLRAGLCERVYPDETFLADVQAYAERLAARPANALALTKRALNFALTSTLDAALDQEAALQQLAGDHPEHAEGVAAFKEKRAPDFRRPR, from the coding sequence ATGACCCACGCCGACGTCGTGCTGGTGGAGACCGCAAGCGGTGTCCGCACCCTGACCCTGAACCGCCCGGATCGCCTGAACGCCGCGAACGACGAGCTGCTGTACGCCCTGACCGACGCGCTGGAGGCCGCCGGCGCGGATACTGACGTGCGCGTGGTCGTGATCACCGGGGCCGGCCGCGGCTTCTGCGCCGGGCAGGATCTGGGCGGCGTGTCCGGGCGCAACATGAGCTTCACCGAGCACCTGAACGCCACCTACAACCCGCTGATCCGCACCATCCGCATGCTGGACAAGCCGGTGATCACGGCCGTGAACGGTGTGGCGGCCGGGGCCGGCGCCAGCCTCGCGCTCGCGGGCGACATCCGGCTGTGGGCGCAGAGCGCGCGGCTGATCGAGGTGTTCAGCACCATCGCGCTGATCCCGGACTCGGGCAGCACGTGGTTCCTGCCGCGCCTGGTCGGCTACCACCGCGCCTTCGAGCTGATGGCCCTGGCCGAGCCGGTGCTGGCCGAGGAGGGCCTGCGGGCGGGCCTGTGCGAGCGGGTCTACCCGGACGAGACCTTCCTGGCCGACGTGCAGGCCTACGCCGAGCGCCTCGCGGCGCGGCCCGCGAACGCGCTGGCGCTGACCAAGCGGGCGCTGAACTTCGCGCTGACCAGCACCCTGGACGCCGCGCTGGACCAGGAAGCGGCTCTGCAACAGCTCGCCGGCGACCACCCGGAGCACGCCGAGGGCGTCGCCGCCTTCAAGGAGAAGCGCGCCCCGGACTTCCGCCGGCCCCGCTGA
- a CDS encoding alpha/beta hydrolase produces the protein MAVSVSGQRVTFTPPPGAVGLIGDMTDWRKRDPLPVVAGTPIELTLPRGAWVEYAWVDAAGEAFADPDNDRRSLNPWWPYPRAAEVGVYARHPLWLGEDAARRGTAHRLSWPGGVFSGTRRAIVYTPHGHDPATPTPVYYVQDGVAFYRTGRLGEVMDRAVERGQASGAVLVFVEPGDRNEEYYVNDRYLDFLTGEVFPRVEGVHVTPSVRGLWGASLGGLTSLYLGSAHPNLFARVASHSGAFIARPGAAGADGVIDTTTAGEWLRERLSSAPPSHLKTSLDTGTLEWLTGPNRRMAALFADHGLEHQYREYPSGHNWVTWREALPEALLYLQGR, from the coding sequence ATGGCCGTTTCCGTGTCCGGACAGCGCGTGACCTTCACTCCCCCACCGGGCGCAGTGGGCCTGATCGGAGATATGACCGACTGGCGAAAGCGCGACCCGCTGCCGGTGGTGGCGGGCACGCCGATCGAGCTGACGCTGCCGCGCGGCGCGTGGGTGGAGTACGCGTGGGTGGACGCGGCGGGAGAGGCCTTCGCTGACCCCGACAACGACCGGCGGTCCCTGAACCCGTGGTGGCCGTACCCGCGCGCCGCAGAGGTCGGCGTGTATGCGCGCCATCCCCTGTGGCTGGGCGAGGACGCCGCCCGCAGGGGCACCGCCCACCGTCTGAGCTGGCCCGGCGGGGTGTTTTCCGGCACGCGCCGCGCCATCGTGTACACCCCGCACGGCCACGATCCGGCCACGCCGACCCCGGTGTACTACGTGCAGGACGGCGTGGCCTTCTACCGCACCGGTCGCCTGGGCGAGGTGATGGACCGCGCGGTCGAGCGCGGGCAGGCCAGCGGCGCGGTCCTGGTGTTCGTGGAACCGGGCGACCGAAACGAGGAGTATTACGTCAATGACCGGTACCTCGACTTCCTGACCGGCGAGGTCTTCCCGCGGGTCGAGGGGGTGCACGTCACGCCCTCGGTGCGGGGCCTGTGGGGCGCGAGCCTGGGCGGCCTGACCAGCCTGTACCTGGGCAGCGCGCACCCGAACCTGTTCGCGAGGGTGGCGAGCCACAGCGGGGCCTTCATCGCCCGGCCCGGCGCGGCGGGTGCGGACGGCGTGATCGACACGACCACGGCGGGGGAGTGGCTGCGCGAGCGCCTGAGCAGCGCGCCGCCCTCGCACCTGAAGACCAGCCTGGACACCGGCACGCTGGAGTGGCTGACCGGCCCGAACCGCCGCATGGCTGCGCTGTTCGCGGACCACGGCTTGGAGCACCAGTACCGTGAGTACCCCAGCGGGCACAACTGGGTCACGTGGCGCGAGGCGCTGCCCGAGGCGCTGCTGTACCTGCAGGGCCGTTGA